The stretch of DNA GGAATCTCAAAATCCTcccaattttgaataaaattgaccTCCGGAATGCAAATCCCACAAGGACGTGCGAAGAGCTCCAATCGATGTTTGATATCCCTCCTGAAAGTGTCCTTAAGGTGTGTCTTTTAAGGTTCCTGAGGTCCTCCAATATTGGGAAGGAAACGAagctaaaagaatttattttgtagatttctgcaaaattggGGACGGGAATGGAAGCTGTGATTCCAAGCATAATTGAACGTCTTCCTGCACCAAATACCCATCCGGAAGCACACTTTAGGGCTCTTCTGTTTGACAGCTCATTCGATCGGTACCGTGGGGCGCTGAGTTTGATAAATGTACGCGACGGAGAGATCCGTATTGGGCAGGAGATTACCTCCGTGGCCACGGGGAAAACGTACGAGGTTAAGACTTTGTCTCTCCTGACGCCTGCTGAGGTTCCCGTTGCGTGCCTTCGAGCGGGTCACGTGGGGCTCCTTGGGTGCAATATGCGTAGCGGCAAGGAGGCTGTAATTGGTGATACCATCCACCACAAGGGAGCCAGTGTGACAGCCCTCCCGGGGTTCCGTCCCCAGCAAGCCATGGTCTTTGCCGGGGTCTACCCTCCGGACCAGTCAAAGTACATCTCCCTCCGGGCAGCCATTGAGAAGCTAACTCTCAATGATTCCGCTGTTACTGTGAGCCCTGACAGTAATTCCGCCCTTGGACAGGGATGGCGTCTTGGCTTCCTCGGGCTCCTCCACATGGAAGTCTTCTGTCAGCGCCTAGAGCAGGAATACGACGCAGAGCCCATCATTACAGCCCCATCGGTGACGTACAAAGTACGCCTCCATGGAACTAAAGTCATTAAAGCTCATGGGGGTGCTGAAATGATTGACGTGAGCAATCCAGCTCTCCTTCCGGACTCGCAGCACATTGCCGAATTCCACGAACCCCTCATCTTGGCCACAATAATCACACCCACGGAATTCATTGGATCCGTCATTGGGCTCTGTGTGGAACGTCGCGGTGTCCAGAAGACTTCCACCCACATTGACAGTGATCGTGTGATGATGACCTACATCTTCCCACTATCAGAGATTGTTCTGGACTTCTATGATCACCTCAAATCCCTCACATCGGGCTATGCCAGCTTCGACTACGAAGATCACGGGTAAGGAACTTGCGGAACTTAtttcgagggctacattgtaaaaacggctaagtcggttctaAGCTCATACAAAGTTAGCAGGTTATTTGTCCTCCTTCGCTGCAATTGGCAGGTTTCTCCATTGACATTTGCAGGGTGCCTTCCAGGCAACTTTCCCGTCATTTCGAAACCTTCCTGTTCCACCACTGGAATATTCCCCGCGCTCATAAATCGCgccaattcaaattttgaggttaacACATGGAggacacgaatttctaacctcaaattttgagtttaattagctgtgtttctttcagacacagcttttgtctgctagctagaggtctgaaattttgatatgttgtaggtgTCATCAAGACctcatttcaaaaaaaaaaaggtcaagccgtttagccaatatggccgccacaatttttcatcgaaaatcgaccataactcgaaaacggcttgaccgatttcgatcaacttgggctcaaatgaaagctctcaacataCCCTACAattctctagaacatccgaagtttcatacgtgaccgctaggggccaaaaatcaaaaacaaaattttcgaaaatgaacctctaatttttcgaaaatggcgaaaTTTTGTCCATATTTACCAATTTTGTCCTCCAgtgttaaataaatgaataaatttaccaAATTAATTCCAACACAGGTACGCCCTGACGAATGCCGTGAAGCTCCGGATCCTCCTCAATGGGCAAGATGTTGAGGAACTCAGTACAATTGTGCACGCCAGTAAAGCCACAACGTATGCCCGACAACTCGTTGCCAAGCTCAAGGAAATCATCCCACGGCAGATGATTCTCATTGCCATTCAAGCAGCTGTTGGGGGAAAAATTCTCGCGAGAGAAACCATAAAACCCTTCAGGAAGGATGTAACAGCCAAATTGGTGagttcttcattttatttgcccaaaaactattttttttacaaaaaaatgaaaagaaaaattgattcgaaaaaaaactgacgGCGTGTTCTGGACGTGATCTCACacagagagaggaaaaatatgtaattgtGTATATAGTTAGTATAtaagtatatatatatagtttaCCTGATGAATCCTTCCGGGAAACCctcaattctttaaaatattatttctttcatttaattttctttcaatttgtggtttttttgtattgttttgttttttgtaGTACGGCGGCGATGTAACGCGACGCATGAAGCTTCTTCGTCAACAGGCTGAGGGAAAGAAGAAGATGCGCTCCATTGCAAATATCTCCATTCCTCGGGATACCTTCATCAGTATCCTCAAGCGATAATAGCcagagagaatgaaaatgaatgggGGAGTGaggtttttctttgttatATAAGAAAGGGCAGGAAAGCAGCGAATGagcctgaaaagaaaataaaaaaataattaaaatattttattgaaacattTCTTATTTCACTCGAGGAAACAATCGGAACCTTGTAGTGGAGGATCAAAATGAATAGGAAATTGACAAAAAGgattattaattttgcacTGTTGAGGCagttggtaaaaaaaagcagaaaagaTTTAcacaaaagtgaaaaaagtgACGTCACAGTTAAGTTTCGTGTCTCTGAAACATCCACGTTAATGTTTCATCAATGATTTTAGACATAGGAATATTTATAACACTTTattcaaaacatttaaaattaaataaaatgtcaagaaaACATGATCGGTTCAGCCGTTTCAGGGGAATTGGTTTACGtaaaaaaaggccaaaaaagtCGTTTTGGTTCCTAAATGTCCttaacgcgaaagggttaagaaaaagattttttttattaaaatagttAGAAGTCCATGTTTCAAGTTCTAAGTGAATATGAAACATGTTTCgtattgaaacatgcgctcttttatcgcggtatttattttatgaatgatCTCAGAGATTTTTCAGGCAAAATCGATTGACTGTTCATTTCTAGAGaaattagcaaaaatgtttcattggCTTGTCTCTTCTCTGTGTTTTAGATTCGGAGGGGCTCAGTGCAAGGTTAAGTTAAACTGagaataatcaaaaaattcttatcgGATACACAAGTCCACGATCAAGAATAATCATTCCTATAAGTTTTACTGAAATCGGTTAGATATTCTAGACTTAAAAACCGTCAGAAATAAGTCAACCCTTTCGCGTACATTAGGTCAAATGCTAACtcaaaacatgaaacattcaatttgtctgaattttaatgaatttaatttattttttcatgttagaaatgcatttaatttacGGAAATGAGGTCAAGGGGCGAATTATTCGAATATTTACGAAGATCTGAATCATTTTAAATCACTATAAATATccctatagaaaaaaatcgaattaaaTTTAGCccttttcggcttgaatttactattattcaggttttaattttaatctttttttttagactataattaatatttttaaagctttttgagaTTAGAGACTACTTTTCATGGGTTGAAAACCATATACTTttgggcttgaatttagcagTTTCTGAaatgaatttactatttttcagCTTGATTTTACTACCTTTTGTTCTTTATatgcataaataaaatatttcttaagtttttgtTCTTCAATCTCTGCCTTTTCGGATATTTTAGGACTAGAAAGTATTTTTCGTTTGAATTTCgtctttttatgcttgaatttagcatgaTTAGGGGTGAAATTACTATTCGGTTAGAATTTAGTCCGTTTGaggcttgaattaaatattttttaggtttCTGCTTCTCAATCTGAgtcatttaatttagaatttagaggttagaaatcaatattttgatttctttggcaaatctTTCGAATAATTTCACCTTAAGACGTTCTGAGATATCTTGTCTAAAATAATCTATAGAAATTAGATCGAATTTTTCATGtagacgtgaaagggttaactatTCCACATTTGtatgaaacatgaaacattcagTCCTTTCAGAACGTCTTCCTTCGCATCTTCTCTTCTAcgaaaatttaatgtaaatacCTTTATAAATTGTAGACTcgaatatgagaaaaattatttcaattcatttattcatttagctaagatttatttattaatttattttcaattttaaattaatttaattgtttttctttttcaattgtaaaatgcattaaattcacgTAGAAGAGGcggaaaaaatacattttgccTGAGAAATGCCTTCATTTTGATACAAAGAGCGcaatgtttattttcaatgtttcactCGGACGAAAATATGTTTCACGTCAAGGTAAGCATATGACTCAAAGGacgtcaaagggttaaaataaattcaaaacttaCCCATTTGCTGCAGAAGAAGGCTCCTCTTTTTCTTCCATCGCATCCTCTCAGGCTGTTTccttttttactttcttttacTTAGGGTGGGCTTCTCAAACACCTGCTTACTGGCAGCTGCCCTCTCCGTGTGGAATTTAACATTTGTCGCTGATTCATTGTACCACGGTGAGTCGAATTGCGTTGTATCCTGATCCACGAGATGCGTGTACTTGGTGCGTCCGCATCGCCCAAAGTTCTTCACCTGCATCACTTTGGGGAGGATTGTCTTGTCAAAGTGATCCTCAAGGGTGGCATTGGAGAAGTCTCGCTTGAGCACATCCTCCTCCTGATCCAGGTAGAAAGCACCACGATGGTAGTACTTTTGGAGGAATTTGTACTTTCCTTTGGTGATTTTGTTCGTGACCATCTTCGGGTTGAGACGCAGCTCCTGCTTCCTCTCCTCATCCGTCAAGTTGCGCATTCTGTCCACCTCCAGGCGTTCCTTCTCAATCTGCTCCCGCTCCTCACGATCACGCTTAATGCGCTTTATTTCACGCAACTTCCACGCCTCGTACTCAATCTCATCATTCTCATCATCTGTACAAACATCCTCCAAGCTTGGCTCCTGTTTGTCACTCTTCGGCTTCGCCAGATCACTCTTTATGCAATCCTCCACGAGTTTCAGCGTCTGCCTCCGGCGCTGCTTTAGATTCTTCTTCGCTTCGTACTCTGCTTGTCGCTCCTGCGTCTGTTCCTTCTCCTTCTCAATGATCGTTGTCCGGTCGCGCTTCCGGACAAACAGTGGCTTCAGCCGTGGCTCATTGTCCTCCATATCTTCACTCTCCGTCTCACTCTCATAGCTCTCCGAGCCTGATGATTCGGCTTTTTCCTCCTCAAATTGCATAATCTCCTCCTCCTTCTGCTGCTGCAGCATCTTCTTCCGCAGCATCTGTCGGCGCTTCTCAATCTCCGCATCACTCAGCTCCGCATCGGATTCACTGTCTGAACTCCCGGACACCTGAATGCGATTCATCTTGCCACGCACATCCCTCGAATCCTCCACATCCACCTCCTCGGGTTCATCGGAATCACTCTCAGACATGGAGATGTGTCGTCGCATCTCACGCGGCTCAGCAGCCACGGCGTTAATTCTCCGCAGACGTGGATCATTAATCTCCACCGTTGAGTACTTACTTCCGGATTCGTAATTCTCAACTGTTCGCACCTCTGCGCCCCTCTGTCGCGTATCCACAAAGTCTCCGTCATCACTCTCCTCTCCGGATGTGTCGTACGTCGCATACTCAGGACGTTTCCCGGAGATGTAGCGCTGCACCTTCACCTTCTGCATGGAGATTTCACCTGTGCGGAAGGACACACAATTAGTCCGGGAACGCCCaaaaggaacatttttttgcctttCTTACCTTTCTCATTGCGCACAGGAATGGCTCCAGCTGTGCTCTGGATGGGATTCAATCCTGCCATTGATGAACTCATTGTGTCTCCACTTTCCTTACATTAATTTACGTATATTTTgaggaaagaataaaaatcgttCAGAAATGTTTTCTTCCCTAATTTGACAGCTCAGCCAGGGTCGAATCGGGGGGAATCACAATGTTTCATATATTTCAtgcattttatgtttcacTGTTCAAAATGAAACAATTCCACGCGAATTTTCCTTCCACGTTCCACATTGTTCCACAATACGTTCCACCACGTGCCTTTGTTTTGTAAACAAACCCTtagagaaaacaaaataaaactttaaaagaagtGAGAAAATCCGAGAAAAGAGTGAAAggtgattaaaaataattagaattctgcaaaataacctcgagaaatgaaaaaacaaAGCGGTAAGGAAAAACATGCATAAAACTCCCAGGAAACATGAAATTAATGCTAATCATAACCTCAATGTTTCCTCCAGAACTCCTTTTGTGGCTCAATAGGAAGCATTTGAGTCACGTAGATGCCCTCAAATTGGCCATTAAAGCCTGGAATTCCATTGACTACACCAATTTGAGTAAATATGAAACAATAGTTGGGTATTTCTGTGAAAAACTCCCTTTATTGTGTTCTTCCGGACGAGAACTTCCGGAAGGGAGTTCTGTGGATGATTTGTGGGTAACTATCCGGGAATTTGTTGAGTTAAAATATCCCGTTGGGGTTGTTTCGGTGGAAGCAAGAATACGCCTGATTGAGTGCCTTGTGGAGCATGTTAATGTGACAAAATCCGGAGGTTTGAGGGAATTTCTCATTCTCAAATCCACCCTGGAGAATCCCTTCTTTGTCAGCTTCTTCAGTGCCAATGTGGCTACGTATGGGAAGCTAATGGGGAAGTGTTTGGTAGCTTGGCGGGAAGTGCTGGAGAGGAATCCCATTCAGGGTGGATTGGAAGGGGAAGAGAAGCAAATAACTGAGGATTTGCTGCGGAATCTCCAGGAGTTTTCACAGTATCAAGCCAATAATGTGGAATTTGCGAAGGTTTTTAAGCAGGAAATTCACCAGAAGATCATTGAAATGGTTATTTATCTGCAAAGTAGGAAGATTAGCTGGAAGAGGAAGCTTTTTGACATCTACCAGGCACTCTTCTTCAGCGAAGACTCGGGGAAGGGCTACAGAATGGACTTTGAGGTTTCCGGAAAGGGAGAAAAGCTTGCAGATGATCgaatttccttccaaaatccCGAACTTTATGTTGTCCTGATGGAGATTGAGGGATTCCTCTTTGCCTACTCAACGCAGCAGAAGGATCTCTGTTCCAGCTTCATTGATTACCTCCTTCGGGAATTAtttgttgaggaaaaaataaatttgagcaACATTGTCTTGGGCATTAGTCACTTAATGTTGCTCCTGAAGAGCTACAGCATCCGCCTGGGGAGAGAAGATAAATCCTTTCACTCCCTCCGCCGGCGGATTCTTGAGATTGTTGAGGAATTTGCCGAAAGGAACACACAGGAGTGCCTCAGTTTAACCCTCCGGACACTACAGCTGCATCCGTTGCTCCTTGAGGAGGATCTAACCTcattaattgttaaatttcTCTTCCTGCCCAAGAATGAGGCATCCCTCGAAGTTTTTGGGCATTTCTTTGCCCTCTCCTTGGAGACTTTCTTCAAATTGAGTCGCTTCGAGAAGATCCTCAATCGACTCCTTGAGAATATTGTCTCAGTCGCCACCAGCATGGAATTCCCGAAGAAACTCAAGAGGAAGCTAAAGGAGAAATCCCAATCTCCGCAGAAGAGACAAAAGATCACAAATTCCGgagattttgtggaaattctcACGGAGAAATCTGCAGGGAATCCCGAAAAGTTGGCACAAGATGAATGGTCTGAGATTTCTTTTGCCTGGTCTGACGGCTTCTCTAAACGATTCTCCCGGATTGTCCTGAACTTAACACCCAATGTGAGCTTACAAGTTTGGAAGTCACTCATGTTCTACGTCCAGGGAGCCCTTGATACTGCCAAAGAACGGAactttgatgaaaattcccttttttgcATTGATTTCTTCGTTAAAATCTTCTCTGCCTACATCCGTGGTTGTCGTCTTCTGGAACGCCCTGACAATGTTGTGACAAAGATTGATGAACGAAGACTCCTCACCAAGGATCTTCTGAGGAACTTCTTAAAACTCCTCCAGGAAGCAGAAGAAAGTATCCTGGAAAGGCCTCTGAAAGCCTTCCTTGAACTCCTTACACTTTTGTTGGATTTTGAGACAACAATCATTGTCTATCGTCCGGATTTCCTCAATGATTCCGCATCAGAGAGCTTCCAAAAGATCAACTACATCGATCAGGACGAATGGGATCAAATCCTGAGTCGTTGCAAAGGCGAAAGTCTCCAAAATTTAGCCAATtccatcaattttaaattcctcaaattgAATCACGTTGAAAAGAAGACTCCAGAAAGTCTTCCAGATAACCTCCAGAGAATTCTGAAGGATCCTCAGGAGTTTCAGAAATTGATTGTTCATGACAAAGATGGGTTGTGGCTTCAGAAACTCCTCAGCAGGGAACAGAAATCCCTCCTGGCGGGATTATTTGCTGAAAATCTTAAACTTCTGAGTTGTTCTAACCGTTTGGAGACTTTGGAAGACGCTGAATTCCTGAGCCTACTTGCTCTGAAGATACTTGATCAGATCTCTAAGAAGATCAACTCAAAGAAGTctccattttgcaaaataaactttgACAAAGTTATTTCCGGAGATGAGTCAACTGAGGAAATTTCCGAAAGGATTCTACATCAGACAAAGACAGTTagtttgaaggaaaaaataagtTCGGATAACTTGCTCCAACTTCTTCAAGCTCTGAAGTTGCTGCCTGTTGCCTTCCTCTCCAAGGATGTAAAGAACcaatttctcttcttcctcATTGTTCTGCTACACTCTCTTGTTGACTTTGATGATCTTCAAACAATCCTCCTTGACACTCTGACTAGCCTTGTTGAACTTGGAACAGGAGTCGATGTCTTCAAGTATGCCGGAATTAGTAAGATCAAAGAACTATTTCCGAGTACATCAGACAATAGGAGACTGTATGAAGTTCTCCTCGCTGGAGCCTCTAAGCATCAAAGCGCTTCCAACATTGGAAGCTTCAAGGATcttcagaaaattcttgaagaaaacGTTGAAGCAGACTATCAGGACATTTGTCTGATTGCACTGGAAGCCATTGCAAAGACGAAGAACAAGGAGATCATTGCAATCCGATCATCCTTGACGACTTTTGCACTGAAATACTTCAAGAAAGCTCCAGTAACTGATGATCTACTCAGACCCTTTACTGCAACACTTACTGCGTATTTTAGTTCAAAGGAAAGGCCAGATGAAGATAAGAAACTCGGAAGTATCGCTCTTAAGTACATCAATCATTTTAAGGATTCCCAAAAATCCGAAATATTTGATCTCCTGAGGATTGTAACAGACCACAAGGATGATTTGAAGATTACATCGGCTTCTCTGACGCCTCTCATTTTGGAGTTTTGGAATCAGTTGAAGAAGAGCAATGAGGCAGCTGAGTCCACTGAGATAGCCAGTATTG from Lutzomyia longipalpis isolate SR_M1_2022 chromosome 4, ASM2433408v1 encodes:
- the LOC129794830 gene encoding translation factor GUF1 homolog, mitochondrial: MVFLVRSSMTHIRMSSYCFLKHLRSTLCGNSSQIPRNNLTFPWRKFSSANAEIEEKLRNIPLERIRNFCIIAHVDHGKSTLADRLLEKAGLRIDRPQILDSLQVEKERGITVKAQTVSLFYRHGDVDYLLNLIDTPGHVDFSNEVHRSLAPCDGAILLVDANHGIQAQTVSNYFMAATRNLKILPILNKIDLRNANPTRTCEELQSMFDIPPESVLKISAKLGTGMEAVIPSIIERLPAPNTHPEAHFRALLFDSSFDRYRGALSLINVRDGEIRIGQEITSVATGKTYEVKTLSLLTPAEVPVACLRAGHVGLLGCNMRSGKEAVIGDTIHHKGASVTALPGFRPQQAMVFAGVYPPDQSKYISLRAAIEKLTLNDSAVTVSPDSNSALGQGWRLGFLGLLHMEVFCQRLEQEYDAEPIITAPSVTYKVRLHGTKVIKAHGGAEMIDVSNPALLPDSQHIAEFHEPLILATIITPTEFIGSVIGLCVERRGVQKTSTHIDSDRVMMTYIFPLSEIVLDFYDHLKSLTSGYASFDYEDHGYALTNAVKLRILLNGQDVEELSTIVHASKATTYARQLVAKLKEIIPRQMILIAIQAAVGGKILARETIKPFRKDVTAKLYGGDVTRRMKLLRQQAEGKKKMRSIANISIPRDTFISILKR
- the LOC129794839 gene encoding microfibrillar-associated protein 1 — its product is MSSSMAGLNPIQSTAGAIPVRNEKGEISMQKVKVQRYISGKRPEYATYDTSGEESDDGDFVDTRQRGAEVRTVENYESGSKYSTVEINDPRLRRINAVAAEPREMRRHISMSESDSDEPEEVDVEDSRDVRGKMNRIQVSGSSDSESDAELSDAEIEKRRQMLRKKMLQQQKEEEIMQFEEEKAESSGSESYESETESEDMEDNEPRLKPLFVRKRDRTTIIEKEKEQTQERQAEYEAKKNLKQRRRQTLKLVEDCIKSDLAKPKSDKQEPSLEDVCTDDENDEIEYEAWKLREIKRIKRDREEREQIEKERLEVDRMRNLTDEERKQELRLNPKMVTNKITKGKYKFLQKYYHRGAFYLDQEEDVLKRDFSNATLEDHFDKTILPKVMQVKNFGRCGRTKYTHLVDQDTTQFDSPWYNESATNVKFHTERAAASKQVFEKPTLSKRK
- the LOC129794824 gene encoding uncharacterized protein LOC129794824 encodes the protein MKKQSELLLWLNRKHLSHVDALKLAIKAWNSIDYTNLSKYETIVGYFCEKLPLLCSSGRELPEGSSVDDLWVTIREFVELKYPVGVVSVEARIRLIECLVEHVNVTKSGGLREFLILKSTLENPFFVSFFSANVATYGKLMGKCLVAWREVLERNPIQGGLEGEEKQITEDLLRNLQEFSQYQANNVEFAKVFKQEIHQKIIEMVIYLQSRKISWKRKLFDIYQALFFSEDSGKGYRMDFEVSGKGEKLADDRISFQNPELYVVLMEIEGFLFAYSTQQKDLCSSFIDYLLRELFVEEKINLSNIVLGISHLMLLLKSYSIRLGREDKSFHSLRRRILEIVEEFAERNTQECLSLTLRTLQLHPLLLEEDLTSLIVKFLFLPKNEASLEVFGHFFALSLETFFKLSRFEKILNRLLENIVSVATSMEFPKKLKRKLKEKSQSPQKRQKITNSGDFVEILTEKSAGNPEKLAQDEWSEISFAWSDGFSKRFSRIVLNLTPNVSLQVWKSLMFYVQGALDTAKERNFDENSLFCIDFFVKIFSAYIRGCRLLERPDNVVTKIDERRLLTKDLLRNFLKLLQEAEESILERPLKAFLELLTLLLDFETTIIVYRPDFLNDSASESFQKINYIDQDEWDQILSRCKGESLQNLANSINFKFLKLNHVEKKTPESLPDNLQRILKDPQEFQKLIVHDKDGLWLQKLLSREQKSLLAGLFAENLKLLSCSNRLETLEDAEFLSLLALKILDQISKKINSKKSPFCKINFDKVISGDESTEEISERILHQTKTVSLKEKISSDNLLQLLQALKLLPVAFLSKDVKNQFLFFLIVLLHSLVDFDDLQTILLDTLTSLVELGTGVDVFKYAGISKIKELFPSTSDNRRLYEVLLAGASKHQSASNIGSFKDLQKILEENVEADYQDICLIALEAIAKTKNKEIIAIRSSLTTFALKYFKKAPVTDDLLRPFTATLTAYFSSKERPDEDKKLGSIALKYINHFKDSQKSEIFDLLRIVTDHKDDLKITSASLTPLILEFWNQLKKSNEAAESTEIASIVVKFCTDEEFLKFLENFREEVKTVDPIYVCKTLQNLGSSMSEEKGEVFSKFYEEILFEITAKLIPREAVEDSLPLLLNILKCHSVIIKNKKIPLPNSLFQDILTFLVEINLKRLKVNLEDFTKLHLRMTDLCYVINQHRSSCLRFAMPQFVSIFKNLVHGICGYRSDMGKKEKLEQEEVEALTGLSHKLEIMIAFMASANKNARRVAPFMLVYVINEMIYNQNPTTLNPSIKTHINNICYSLISMCDPNSGHFILRSCSEASRNVYKTLLRDYGRYYKFQGKV